In Gilliamella sp. B3022, the sequence ATAATCACAGGTTTATGGAGTGTATTTTTTTTGAACCATGCCAAATCAGCGGGTAAATGCCAAGGCATTTGATTATTTTGGCCAATAACACGATGATGTGCCATAGCAACGATAACACTTAAAATCATACTAATTACACGTATCCTAAAGATTTAATTCGTTGATTTACATTTTCTGGAAAAATGGTTTCACTCCACAACCTTCGGCTTAAAGAAAGTAAAGGCTCTGTCTGTCCGGAAACTATCCAATTTGCTAATTCGGTTGCTACATCAGGATAGATTGTTGGTTTAGGAGAAGGTAAGCTCAACCAATATTTAAGTTTGATACAATTTAAACTCTCCATAACAGTTGCCATATCTAACGTATGCAAACAACGTGCATTATAGATTTGCTCAAATTGTCCTGATACAGGCTTAGTCAAAATCTTTTTACCTAATACTAACGCTTCTGAAATTAGGGCAAAACCAGTATTAGTAATAATACCGGAACAACTGACTAAAGCAGCGGTAAAATTATCACGACCAAGTGGTTGAAAAATAATATTGCTTTGTTGTGACAGTTGCTTTATATCCGGATGAAAACAGATAAATTGATGATCCGGAAACTGTTTCAACATTAACGTAATTTCGTCTAATGCTTCAAAAGGCAAATAAACAATAATATTTCCATCTTCAGTTGGTGCAACGTTAAAGGAGTCAATCATTGGTGGAATCAATTTATGCCCAAAATGAAACCAATGTAGGCCAATGGGTTTAGTGACAGGCGCATAATACTTCATAATTACATTCGCTATCATCCCATATTCTTTAGGCTTAAGATATTGGCATACAGCCTGATTACTGATACCTAAACAGTCCCGATGCTGATAATGTGCAGCCCAAGCACTAACTGGCTCAAAATCGCTAATAATACAATCATATTTTGACAAATCGAGTTCACGAACATCTTTAACCAGGCGAAAGGCTCGAATTCGCTGAACGGTTTTACGAAAATTGATTTTGCCATTTAGTGTCGCAAATGACACACCACGATAGGTTTTATAATTACCAAAAGCTTGCATATCAAAATAGTCTTTAGGATTACGGCCACTGAAGATATAGTCAACATCAGCACCAGCTATTTTAAGAGCTTTGGCTAATGTTCTACAACGACTGACATGGCCATTTCCTGTTCCTTGAACACCAAAGAGAATTTTCATATCAATATTATTCGATAGTTGTTATTAGCAAATATAATACCAGAACACTCAATTATTAGCTCCATTATTTTAAGCAAATAAACTCGATATTGATAACAAACATTGATTCACATCAACTTTGATTGCAAACCATAAAATGAAGTTAAACAATTTATCTATCAATCAAAACATTGTTGAACATTTAACGTTTAATGTTATGAGTGAATTTTATCCAAATTCACTCATGGTAATTCAATCTTACAAACAGCAAAAAATTTTTAAATCACGTTTTCCTTCTGTCGTTAACTTTCAATAATAAATTAAAACATCGATATAAAACAATACAATAAATAAAATAATTATTACAGAATCTTATTTATTTCAGTAATGAAATAAAGATTGCATTATTCAAAAAAACATCGTATGTTATTTCGCGTATATTGATTGTCATTATTATGAATTATTTGGTTTAAATTAATCAACAAACCATAACGATCTAAATTAAAGGAATGCATTATGAATTCTATGGAGTCAATCGTTAACAATATTTCATCGTTCATAAATAACTCGTCACTTAATAACTATTCGCTCAACATTGAAGGTTTAAATAACGAGTTAACCTTACCTTCTATTGAATCCATTAAGGGCAATGAAGCGTTAAATATACCTTGGCATTACAACATTATCTTCACATGCCCAAATAAGCATATTGAGATTGATTCAGTACTTAGCCAACATGCTTCTTTAACTTTACAGACTCACAATTTAGCCAATACCTTAACACATCTTACTTCTTATAATCTAAATCAAAAACCAAAAACGCTTCATGGCATTATTACTCAATTCAGCCTGTTATCTATTAATAAAGATGAAGCTCGCTATCAGGTGACACTTGAACCACGCTTAGCATTGCTGGCAAATAGCTATCACTGCGCAATTTATCAAAATCAAAGTGTTGTTGCTGTGGTAGAAGAAGTCCTGCGTAACCATCATTTTATTGGTATTGATTACCGATTTGAACTTAAAGAAACTTATCCCGAAAGGGAGTTTATTACTCAATGGCAAGAAAGTGATCTCACTTTTATACAACGATTGCTTGCAGATGTTGGGATCTGGTTCCGTTTTGAAACGCATCCTGAGCATTATTGTGATGTGATGGTAATAAGTGATGATCAACAAGGATTTGCAGACGGTGGCACCATTTCACTCAAAACACCAAGTGGAATGCATGATGATCATCAAAACAGTGTCTGGGATTTACAATTCACCAGCCACACCAAGCCCCAAAATGTCATTGTTAACGACTATAACTATCGCTCAGCTGACAGTGATCTTAATACTCAAATCAATACCCAACCTAAAGATATCACCACCCGTGGTGATGACTATCATTATGAAGAGCATTACAAATTGCGGGGAGACGAACGCACCATTGAAAGTGGTCAATGGTATGCACAAATTCGCCATCAGCAGTATATCAGTGGCAAACTTATTATTTCTGGCAAATGCAATGACTACAATCTTGCTCCCGGTCAACATATTATCATACCTCAATGTCCAATTAATGATATCCATAATGGTATTATTATTCTCTCGACACAAA encodes:
- a CDS encoding MJ1255/VC2487 family glycosyltransferase; the encoded protein is MKILFGVQGTGNGHVSRCRTLAKALKIAGADVDYIFSGRNPKDYFDMQAFGNYKTYRGVSFATLNGKINFRKTVQRIRAFRLVKDVRELDLSKYDCIISDFEPVSAWAAHYQHRDCLGISNQAVCQYLKPKEYGMIANVIMKYYAPVTKPIGLHWFHFGHKLIPPMIDSFNVAPTEDGNIIVYLPFEALDEITLMLKQFPDHQFICFHPDIKQLSQQSNIIFQPLGRDNFTAALVSCSGIITNTGFALISEALVLGKKILTKPVSGQFEQIYNARCLHTLDMATVMESLNCIKLKYWLSLPSPKPTIYPDVATELANWIVSGQTEPLLSLSRRLWSETIFPENVNQRIKSLGYV